The Sesamum indicum cultivar Zhongzhi No. 13 linkage group LG6, S_indicum_v1.0, whole genome shotgun sequence genome has a segment encoding these proteins:
- the LOC105165391 gene encoding proton pump-interactor 1, producing MGVEVVDSNLPVIETGSEANMSVANEKVNIKFGSHVVDEPVKGEVNKVSESNLPKDAVDEWPEPKQIHSFYVVRYRALEDQKLKAKLDVAEKELQKKNQARSQIVEKIRAKRADRSQIIAQIRSLSVENKQFRTIMDEKRKEMEPLQQALGKLRGTSGGRDRGSGVCSSEEELNDIIKSLQYRIQHESIPLSEEKQILREIKQLEGTREKVIANAAERARIQDSLGEKEVIQGQVKLIGNDLDGVRKEKQVIHAKLKQLDEEKLALEKEISVLEGELTAITEKRDKTFETIKEMRKQREDGNSPFYQNRMLLTKAKAIAANKDVDALKELSDTEVEKFMSLWNSDKAFRGDYERRILSSLDMRQLSKDGRLRNPGEKPLVQPETSTTSEAEVVKTSAKQTPKENAVSPAHIDASSEQKVQKTKGAKNNKEGNKKTETTLEKIDKADEEEFFTTVKSQKESLPKRDEVDEMKLKELKRQEEIAKRNQAEERKKKLAEKAAAKAAIKAQKDAEKKLKEREKRARKKNGATAPAEESEESTEAVAEVAETEKVEEKIETPAPQKNRDRKENTIRHRGRPRGPDSLPKAILKRKKATNYWIWAAPAALVILVLVFVGYNYLS from the exons ATGGGCGTCGAGGTTGTGGACTCTAACTTGCCTGTGATTGAAACTGGGAGTGAGGCGAATATGTCAGTGGCCAATGAAAAAGTGAACATAAAATTTGGCTCCCATGTTGTCGATGAGCCAGTGAAAGGGGAAGTGAATAAAGTTTCTGAATCCAATCTCCCCAAGGATGCTGTTGATGAATGGCCTGAGCCCAAGCAGATACACTCCTTTTATGTTGTTAGATATCGGGCACTTGAAGACCAGAAGCTGAAGGCCAAGCTGGATGTTGCTGAGAAAGAGTTGCAGAAAAAGAATCAGGCTCGATCACAAATTGTGGAAAAGATAAGGGCCAAAAGG GCCGATCGATCCCAGATAATAGCTCAAATAAGGTCTTTAAGTGTTGAGAATAAACAGTTCAGGACAATCATggatgaaaaaagaaaagaaatggaacCTCTCCAGCAGGCTCTTGGCAAGTTAAGAGGTACTTCTGGAGGTAGAGACAGGGGTTCGGGTGTGTGTTCATCTGAGGAAGAACTCAATGATATT ATTAAAAGTTTACAGTATCGGATTCAGCATGAAAGCATTCCTCTCAGTGAAGAGAAACAAATCCTAAGGGAAATTAAACAACTTGAAGGAACAAGGGAAAAGGTTATTGCAAATGCTGCTGAGAGGGCAAGGATTCAGGACTCGCTGGGTGAAAAAGAAGTGATTCAGGGTCAGGTCAAA TTGATAGGAAATGATCTTGATGGAGTTCGCAAGGAAAAACAAGTCATCCATGCAAAGCTTAAGCAGCTTGATGAAGAAAAACTGGCCTTGGAGAAAGAGATCAGTGTTTTAGAAGGGGAATTGACAGCAATTACAGAAAAGAGGGACAAAACTTTCGAAACCATTAAGGAGATGAGGAAACAGCGAGAGGATGGG AATTCCCCGTTTTACCAAAACCGCATGCTCTTGACCAAAGCTAAAGCAATTGCGGCAAACAAGGATGTGGATGCCTTGAAGGAGCTTTCAGACACAGAG GTTGAGAAGTTCATGTCCCTCTGGAATAGTGATAAAGCTTTCAGGGGCGACTACGAGAGGAGAATTTTGTCTTCACTAGACATGAGGCAGTTGAGCAAGGATGGCCGGTTAAGGAACCCAGGCGAGAAGCCACTGGTGCAACCGGAGACATCAACGACATCTGAAGCTGAGGTAGTCAAAACGAGTGCAAAACAAACCCCCAAAGAGAATGCTGTATCCCCCGCTCACATTGATGCTTCATCCGAGCAAAAAGTTCAGAAAACAAAGGGTGctaaaaacaataaagaagGAAATAAGAAAACTGAAACCACCTTGGAGAAAATTGACAAGGCAGACGAAGAGGAATTCTTTACTACTGTTAAATCGCAAAAGGAGTCTCTTCCCAAGAGGGATGAAGTTGATGAAATGAAGTTGAAGGAGCTGAAGAGACAGGAAGAGATAGCAAAACGCAATCAGGCAGaggaaaggaagaagaagctGGCAGAGAAAGCTGCAGCCAAAGCAGCAATAAAAGCCCAGAAGGATGCTGAAAAGAAGCTCAAG GAGCGTGAGAAGAGAGCAAGGAAGAAGAACGGAGCTACAGCTCCTGCTGAGGAATCTGAAGAATCAACTGAAGCTGTTGCAGAGGTTGCTGAAACAGAGAAGGTGgaggaaaaaattgaaactccGGCACCACAAAAGAACAGGGATCGAAAAGAAAATACCATCAGGCACAGGGGCCGCCCTAGAGGTCCGGATTCACTTCCAAAAGCAATACTTAAACGCAAGAAGGCAACAAACTACTGGATTTGGGCTGCTCCTGCTGCTTTGGTGATTCTTGTACTTGTGTTCGTCGGCTATAACTATCTTAGTTGA
- the LOC105165393 gene encoding probable bifunctional methylthioribulose-1-phosphate dehydratase/enolase-phosphatase E1 1 produces MIEARRCPHPAAPNSHTYAYIYTNIYRPIYRKKKIHTNGAVEMGTTSQAYLESSRVRETKALIAELCRHFYNLGWVSGTGGSITIKVHDDSVPKPEQLVVMSPSGVQKERMMEDDMYVLSPSGSVLYEPLAKPWPYKPPKCSDCGPLFMKAYEMRNAGAVIHSHGMESCLVTMLNPSAKEFRITHMEMIKGIQGHGYYDDLVVPIIENTAHERELTDSLAEAIKAYPKTTAVLVRNHGIYIWGDSWISAKTQAECYHYLFDAAIKLHQLGLDWSTPSHGPIQIPNGVPGNHHYTKNSAKSGTLSNGIEPSRRCIVLDIEGTTTPISFVSDVLFPYARDSVGKHLELTYDTAETQDDVKLLRAQVQEDLENGVVGAVPIPSNGEKQDIIAALVANVEAMIKADRKITSLKQLQGHIWRTGFQRKELEGVVFDDVPAALERWHALGVKVILSFNFGSRLAQRLLFGNTNYGDLRKYLSGFFDTTVGNKKEMKSYIEITESLGVDNPSEILFVTDIYQEATAAKAAGLQVIISIRPGNGPLPENHGFRTTKSFLEI; encoded by the exons ATGATTGAGGCGAGGCGCTGTCCACACCCAGCAGCCCCCAACTCACACACCTacgcatatatatacaccaatATATACAGACCAATTTaccggaaaaaaaaaatacatacaaaCGGAGCTGTGGAAATGGGTACCACTTCTCAGGCGTATTTAGAGAGCAGCAGAGTCAGAGAAACTAAGGCCTTGATCGCAGAGCTCTGCCGCCATTTCTACAATCTCGGTTGGGTATCTGGCACTGGTGGCAGCATCACCATTAAAGTTCATGATGATTCTGTTCCCAAACCCGAACAGCTTGTTGTCATGTCCCCCTCAG GCGTGCAGAAGGAAAGGATGATGGAGGATGATATGTATGTGTTGTCTCCCAGTGGGTCTGTGTTGTATGAGCCGTTGGCTAAGCCGTGGCCGTATAAGCCTCCTAAATGTTCTGATTGTGGCCCCCTGTTCATGAAG GCATATGAAATGCGTAATGCTGGTGCCGTTATCCACAGTCATGGAATGGAATCTTGTCTTGTTACAATGCTCAATCCTTCAGCAAAAGAATTTCGG ATCACCCATATGGAAATGATCAAAGGAATTCAAGGTCATGGTTACTATGATGACCTTGTTGTCCCAATCATAGAGAATACTGCCCATGAAAGAGAGCTCACTGATTCTCTTGCTGAAGCA ATCAAAGCTTACCCTAAAACCACTGCTGTGCTTGTCCGGAATCATGGAATATACATATGGGGTGATTCATGGATCAGTGCAAAAACACAG GCTGAATGCTACCATTATCTTTTCGATGCTGCCATTAAACTTCATCAGTTAGGATTGGACTGGTCAACACCATCTCATGGTCCCATTCAAATTCCAAATGGGGTTCCAGGCAACCATCATTACACTAAAAACTCTGCAAAATCGGGGACTTTAAGTAATGGCATTGAACCATCAAGA CGCTGCATTGTACTGGACATTGAAGGAACTACTACTCCCATATCATTTGTTTCGGATGTTCTCTTTCCATATGCTCGTGATAGTGTGGGGAAGCATTTGGAACTGACATATGATACAGCAGAGACTCAAGATGATGTTAAGTTGCTAAGAGCGCAA GTACAAGAAGATCTGGAAAATGGTGTTGTTGGGGCAGTTCCCATCCCCTCAAATGGAGAGAAACAGGACATAATTGCAGCTTTGGTTGCTAATGTTGAGGCCATGATTAAAGCTGACAGGAAAATTACTTCCTTGAAACAATTGCAG GGTCATATATGGCGAACTGGGTTCCAGAGGAAAGAGTTAGAGGGAGTGGTATTTGATGATGTACCTGCTGCTCTGGAGAGGTGGCATGCTCTCGGAGTTAAGGTTATTCTCAGTTTCAACTT CGGAAGCAGATTGGCACAGAGGCTCTTGTTCGGCAATACAAATTACGGGGACTTAAGGAAATATTTGTCAGGGTTTTTTGATACTACCGTCGG gaacaaaaaagaaatgaaaagctACATTGAGATCACGGAGTCTCTGGGAGTAGACAACCCATCcgaaattttatttgtcacCGATATCTATCAAGAAGCTACAGCAGCAAAAGCAGCAG GTCTACAAGTGATAATATCCATTCGCCCCGGGAACGGACCACTTCCTGAGAATCATGGCTTCCGGACAACTAAGTCATTTCTGGAAATTTAA
- the LOC105165810 gene encoding dynamin-related protein 5A-like, translating into MVTSGAGTTAGTENTDGFLKTPSKAPSGESSASRRQMQKQQQHQSMNTSNKSAFEFKKRFEAYNLLQAAAVAFGEKFPIPEIVALGGQSDGKSSLLEALLGFRFNVREVEMGTRRPLMLQMVHDSTALEPRCRFQEEESEEYGSPIVSSTAIADTIKSRTETLLRKTKTAVSSKPIIMRAEYAHCPNLTIIDTPGFVLKARKGEPESTPDEILSMVKSLASPPHRILLFLQQSSIEWCSSLWLDAIREIDPAFRRTIIVVSKFDNRLKEFNDRWEVDRYLSASGYLGENTRPFFVALPKDRSTVSNDEFRRQISQVDAEVMCYLRDGVKGGFDEEKYKSYIGFGCLRDYLESELQKRYKEAAPATLAILEQRCSEVTADLARMEGKIKATSDVAHLRRSAMLHAASLCNHLEALLDGAADPPPEQWGRTTEEEKLESGIGGWPGVTTDTKPPNATLRLYGGAAFERVVHEFRCATYFMECPVVSREKVANILLARAGRGGSRGLTEAAAEIARAAATSWLAPLLDTACDRLAFVLRNLFDIAIERNRHRHSGFKLLKTPAALVLELGPSMSDLAKQCKQAVRHHLDSVTSPYSVVCYESEIPGSYISGINSIYRTNQVSAGLFCLDLSDAGPVSRKEISNDQENIPPEKNEITPGKVADSREALRESQMTVPETPSPDQPCDGNYAVKKELGSCVEAGARKRQARIIGNNRNMEHFRIHHGGSLLFGTGDTASRSGSTYTEICSTAAEHFARIREVLVERGVASTLNSGFLTPCREQLIIALGLDLFAVTDEKFMDMFVAPGAIDLPAGTGNRTVIGVDNAHSMCD; encoded by the exons ATGGTCACCTCCGGCGCCGGCACCACGGCAGGCACTGAAAACACCGACGGTTTCCTCAAAACTCCCTCCAAAGCACCTTCGGGTGAAAGTTCCGCTTCCAGGAGACAGATGcagaagcagcagcagcaccaATCCATGAATACTTCTAACAAGTCCGCTTTCGAATTTAAGAAGAGATTCGAGGCCTATAATCTGCTGCAGGCCGCTGCCGTTGCGTTTGGGGAGAAATTCCCAATTCCAGAGATTGTCGCTCTCGGAGGCCAGTCGGATGGTAAGAGTTCACTGCTCGAAGCCCTCCTAGGGTTCCGCTTCAATGTGCGGGAAGTTGAAATGGGCACCCGACGTCCACTTATGCTGCAGATGGTTCATGACTCCACTGCTCTCGAGCCGCGATGCCGGTTTCAG GAAGAGGAGTCTGAAGAATACGGGAGTCCTATTGTATCATCTACTGCAATTGCAGATACCATAAAGTCTCGTACTGAAACACTTTTAAGGAAGACCAAAACTGCAGTTTCATCCAAACCAATTATAATGAGAGCAGAATATGCACACTGTCCTAATCTCACCATCATCGATACTCCAGGCTTTGTTCTAAAG GCAAGGAAAGGTGAACCTGAGAGTACACCGGATGAAATTTTGTCAATGGTGAAGTCCTTAGCTAGTCCACCACATCGCATTCTTCTGTTTCTTCAACAGAGTAGCATTGAGTGGTGCTCGTCTTTGTGGTTGGATGCTATCCGTGAAATAGATCCAGCCTTCAGACGCACTATCATTGTTGTCTCCAAATTTGATAACCGCCTTAAG GAGTTCAATGACCGTTGGGAAGTGGATCGCTATTTGAGTGCAAGTGGATACCTTGGGGAGAACACTCGACCCTTTTTTGTTGCCCTGCCAAAAGATAGAAGCACAGTTTCTAATGATGAGTTCCGTAGGCAAATATCTCAGGTGGATGCAGAAGTAATGTGCTATCTACGTGATGGTGTTAAAGGTGGATTTGATGAAGAGAAGTACAAATCCTACATAGGTTTTGGTTGTCTCAGAGATTATTTAGAATCTGAACTCCAGAAGAGGTACAAAGAAGCTGCCCCTGCCACGTTGGCTATACTAGAACAGCGCTGCAGTGAAGTGACAGCTGATTTGGCCAGAATGGAGGGCAAGATTAAGGCAACTTCTGATGTCGCTCATCTTCGCAGATCTGCCATGTTGCATGCTGCTTCTCTCTGCAACCATCTg GAAGCACTTCTTGATGGAGCAGCAGATCCACCACCGGAGCAATGGGGGAGAAcaacagaagaagaaaaattggaGAGTGGTATAGGTGGTTGGCCTGGTGTTACAACAGATACAAAGCCTCCCAATGCAACTCTTCGTCTTTATGGGGGTGCTGCATTTGAGAGAGTGGTGCATGAGTTTCGCTGTGCAACATATTTCATGGAATGCCCAGTAGTGTCAAGGGAGAAG GTCGCCAATATCTTGCTTGCACGTGCTGGTAGAGGTGGAAGTAGAGGACTTACAGAGGCAGCTGCAGAGATTGCACGGGCTGCAGCTACGTCATGGCTTGCTCCTCTTCTCGACACAGCATGTGATCGGCTTGCTTTTGTTTTGCGCAATCTTTTTGATATTGCTATTGAGAGAAATCGCCATCGTCACTCAGGAT TCAAGCTTTTGAAGACCCCTGCTGCTTTGGTTTTAGAGTTAGGACCATCCATGAGC GATCTTGCCAAGCAGTGCAAACAAGCAGTTCGACACCATCTAGATTCAGTTACTAGCCCATACTCTGTGGTTTGCTATGAGAGCGAGATACCAGGGAGTTACATTTCAGgcataaattcaatttatcgAACAAATCAAGTGTCAGCGGGGTTGTTTTGTCTTGATCTGTCTGATGCGGGACCTGTATCACGCAAGGAAATCAGTAATGACCAAGAAAACATTCCCCcagaaaagaatgaaatcaCTCCAGGAAAAGTGGCTGATTCTAGAGAAGCTCTTCGAGAAAGTCAGATGACTGTGCCTGAGACCCCGTCACCTGACCAGCCATGTGATGGAAACTATGCAGTCAAAAAGGAACTTGGCAGTTGTGTTGAAGCCGGAGCAAGAAAGCGCCAAGCTAGAATCATAGGCAATAACAGAAATATGGAGCATTTCAGGATCCATCATGGTGGTAGCCTTCTGTTTGGGACTGGGGATACTGCTTCCAGATCAGGATCAACTTACACAGAGATATGTTCAACGGCTGCCGAGCATTTTGCTAGAATTCGTGAAGTTCTGGTTGAGAGGGGTGTGGCATCAACTCTAAACTCTGGCTTTTTAACACCTTG CCGAGAGCAACTTATTATTGCACTCGGGTTGGACTTGTTTGCTGTGACTGATGAGAAATTTATGGACATGTTCGTTGCCCCTGGAGCAATTGAT TTACCAGCTGGGACTGGGAATCGTACTGTTATAGGAGTTGACAATGCTCATTCCATGTGTGATTAA
- the LOC105165394 gene encoding early nodulin-like protein 2: MAINHTYFHLFLVVFAAFTSHSSHAYQLIVGGKDGWVINPSENYNHWAGRLRFQVNDTLLFKYNKGSDSVLVVNNQDYDSCNTANPILRLDDGNSVFKFDRSGPFFFISGNKSNCDKGQKLIIVVLAVRNRRSSPRAPSPSPAETPATRTSPPSSTSPPGVQAPAPAASDGDAGDGTNAAGHPPPRSYATPACAPSFVLMSTVSFVLSACLGGFIAAT; this comes from the exons ATGGCTATTAATCACacttattttcatctttttcttgtgGTTTTTGCTGCCTTTACATCACACTCTTCACATGCTTATCAATTGATTGTTGGAGGCAAGGATGGATGGGTGATAAACCCTTCTGAAAACTACAATCATTGGGCTGGACGGCTGAGATTTCAAGTCAATGACACCCTCT tattCAAATACAACAAGGGATCAGACTCTGTCCTGGTGGTGAACAATCAAGACTACGACAGCTGCAACACTGCAAATCCTATACTGAGACTGGACGACGGGAATTCAGTCTTCAAGTTTGATCGCTCCGgccctttctttttcatcagCGGCAACAAATCCAACTGCGACAAAGGCCAAAAGCTGATCATCGTGGTGTTAGCCGTCAGGAACCGCCGCTCTTCGCCAAGAGCCCCGTCACCTTCGCCGGCGGAAACCCCCGCTACGCGGACTAGCCCGCCATCATCTACATCTCCACCGGGTGTTCAGGCTCCTGCACCGGCAGCCAGCGACGGAGATGCTGGTGATGGGACTAACGCAGCCGGGCATCCACCGCCGCGGTCGTACGCAACGCCTGCATGCGCTCCTTCGTTTGTCTTGATGTCAACAGTTTCGTTTGTTTTAAGTGCGTGTTTGGGTGGCTTTATTGCTGCTACTTAA
- the LOC105165812 gene encoding protein RALF-like 19, translated as MAFRGMGLLILLLSIAALATVAQPTQYTIDLGLTGEPDGHGLMAAALEDQEFMMESETARRQLWNGGEGYVGYRSLGKNNLPCSRRGVSYYNCNGNQRANVYNRGCTRATRCARRTR; from the coding sequence ATGGCTTTCCGAGGTATGGGACTGCTCATCCTACTGCTTTCCATCGCCGCCTTGGCCACGGTGGCGCAGCCCACGCAATACACTATTGATCTCGGGTTGACGGGGGAGCCCGACGGCCACGGGCTGATGGCGGCCGCCTTGGAAGACCAGGAGTTCATGATGGAATCTGAAACCGCACGCCGCCAACTCTGGAACGGGGGTGAGGGGTACGTCGGCTACCGCTCGCTCGGGAAAAACAATCTACCGTGCAGCCGGCGCGGGGTGTCATACTACAACTGCAACGGCAACCAGCGTGCCAACGTCTACAACCGTGGCTGCACCAGGGCCACCAGGTGCGCTAGAAGAACCCGttaa
- the LOC105165392 gene encoding VQ motif-containing protein 4-like: MDIESLKSQEIDNPSPPDSNGGSTITGNGPSPLHLIPTPPTTPKPICRSHETNPYPTTFVQADTSTFKQVVQMLTGSSQTTKQASKNDPSPPSSAARLGGSIPLIKSTGQKKQGFKLYERRNSLKNGLMINTLIPGFSQNSGFSPRKPEILSPSILDFPALVLSPITPLTDEASNKYSSMPSPSMEEEKAIAEKKFYFHPSPRNAEPQLLPLFPLTSPRLSESSS, encoded by the coding sequence ATGGATATAGAATCATTGAAATCTCAAGAGATAGACAACCCATCTCCCCCCGACAGCAATGGTGGCAGCACCATCACGGGCAACGGACCGTCGCCGCTCCACCTGATCCCCACCCCACCCACCACCCCAAAGCCCATCTGTAGATCTCATGAAACCAATCCTTACCCCACTACTTTTGTGCAAGCAGACACATCTACCTTCAAACAGGTGGTGCAAATGCTCACCGGCTCCTCGCAAACCACCAAACAAGCATCCAAAAATGATCCATCGCCGCCATCTTCCGCCGCCAGACTCGGCGGCAGCATCCCGCTCATCAAAAGCACCGGCCAGAAGAAACAAGGATTCAAGCTGTACGAGCGGCGGAACAGTCTGAAAAACGGGCTCATGATCAACACCCTCATACCGGGCTTCTCTCAAAATTCAGGCTTTTCACCCCGCAAGCCAGAGATTCTATCCCCGAGCATTCTTGATTTTCCGGCGCTTGTTCTGAGCCCAATTACGCCATTAACAGATGAGGCCTCGAACAAATACTCGTCAATGCCGTCGCCGTCAATGGAAGAGGAGAAGGCAATAGCGGAGAAGAAATTCTACTTTCATCCATCGCCGAGGAATGCGGAACCACAGCTGCTGCCGCTTTTTCCTTTGACTTCGCCTCGACTCTCCGAGTCTTCTTCTTGA
- the LOC105165809 gene encoding protein GRIM REAPER: protein MAKTLTMLKLTTSLSVVVLLLLALHSQRAASYKENEDEDEEYVLDSVFANSSVRRSRFLASSVKKIKKGTSCDAKTNPYVCNGVSANNGSSLLYCCKKHCRNVLGDRNNCGICGRKCGLGERCCGGVCTNVLWSTANCGKCNKRCPGGVRCEYGYCGYA from the coding sequence ATGGCCAAAACCCTGACAATGCTCAAGCTCACAACTAGTCTCTCCGTCGTCGTCTTGTTACTCCTCGCCCTACATTCCCAACGTGCCGCATCATATAAAGAGAACGAGGACGAAGACGAAGAGTACGTGCTCGATTCGGTCTTCGCAAACTCTAGTGTGCGAAGAAGCAGATTTTTGGCGTCCAGCGTGAAAAAGATCAAAAAAGGAACGAGTTGCGATGCGAAAACTAACCCTTATGTGTGCAATGGGGTGTCGGCGAACAACGGGAGCAGTCTCCTTTACTGCTGCAAGAAGCATTGCCGGAATGTGCTCGGAGACCGGAACAACTGCGGGATTTGCGGGCGCAAGTGCGGGCTGGGGGAGCGGTGCTGCGGCGGAGTTTGCACCAATGTGCTGTGGAGCACGGCCAACTGTGGGAAGTGCAATAAGAGGTGCCCTGGTGGGGTTAGGTGTGAGTACGGGTACTGTGGGTATGCATGA